From Bombyx mori chromosome 3, ASM3026992v2, the proteins below share one genomic window:
- the LOC101738741 gene encoding beta-1,4-N-acetylgalactosaminyltransferase bre-4, with protein sequence MNFIPVRKILKCLGIYKKRDRTPISLHSYIDSVPQRNEYTNRRWIMLLFIISGILLLISQYRALPKQTFTEVPEKIVNIDEFEAIYKDDNNYSVIRRMVEVNTSTVQDIMLSTTVKDILSRDENIFVQTKKAQELRKQEQTNGHLPFCFHKIHSNHSANLESEELHKQLSVIKPGGYYYPKNCRSRHKVAILVPYRDRETNLAVFVFKIHPFLMRQNLEYRIFVIEQAGNQSFNRGCLFNVGFKEIFKYNNWQCVVFHDVDLIPLDDRILYTCPSFPRHMCGTVVQKENLPYYKYHTLFGGVSSMSVRHFEAVNGFANVYWGWGGEDNDLFWRIHAAKLPIVRYNKTLARYTSLPHIKQHENPNRYRLLSNGAERCKIDGLSNLVYTVILVTENHLYTRILVDIDRMKNITDTF encoded by the exons ATGAATTTCATACCAGTGAGGAAGATTTTAAAGTGTCTAGGAATTTACAAAA aaagagacagaacACCGATATCTCTACATAGCTATATAGATAGTGTGCCGCAAAGAAATGAATATACGAACAGACGATGGATTATGCTTCTATTCATAATATCCGGAATTCTACTTTTAATTTCACAGTACAGAGCGTTACCAAAACAAACGTTTACTGAAGTACCTGAGAAAATAGTTAATATTGATGAATTTGAAGCAATTTATAAag acgATAATAATTATTCTGTTATTAGACGTATGGTTGAAGTGAATACGTCTACTGTACAAGATATAATGCTATCCACAACTGTGAAAGACATACTGAGTAGggatgaaaatatatttgtacaaacaaaaaaagcacaGG AATTAAGAAAACAAGAACAAACAAATGGACATTTGCCATTTTGCTTTCACAAAATTCACTCGAATC ACAGCGCGAATTTAGAATCCGAGGAACTTCACAAACAGCTCTCTGTTATCAAACCTGGTGGATATTACTACCCAAAAAATTGTCGTTCCAGGCATAAAGTGGCTATTCTGGTGCCGTACAG AGACAGGGAAACGAATTTAGCTGTGTTCGTTTTCAAAATTCACCCCTTCTTGATGAGGCAGAATTTGGAGTACCGTATATTTGTTATAGAACAAGCCG GCAACCAAAGCTTCAATCGAGGATGCCTCTTTAACGTTGGCTTCAAAGAGATATTCAAATATAACAATTGGCAATGTGTGGTATTCCACGATGTAGACCTGATACCTCTTGATGACCGCATACTGTACACATGTCCATCTTTTCCGAGGCATATGTGCGGCACTGTCGTGCAGAAGGAGAACCT GCCATATTACAAATACCACACGCTTTTCGGTGGAGTATCCTCGATGAGCGTGAGACATTTCGAGGCAGTGAATGGTTTCGCCAATGTGTACTGGGGATGGGGAGGGGAAGACAACGATTTGTTTTGgag GATTCACGCTGCAAAGCTTCCTATTGTGAGATACAACAAGACTTTGGCACGTTACACGTCGCTTCCGCACATCAAGCAGCACGAAAATCCAAACAG ATATCGACTTTTAAGCAATGGAGCTGAAAGATGTAAAATTGACGGGTTGTCTAATTTAGTTTATACAGTCATATTAGTAACAGAAAATCATCTTTACACTCGTATACTAGTAGATATTGATCGAATGAAAAATATAACAGATACATTTTAA